Sequence from the Maribellus comscasis genome:
ATAATGCTTAAAATCAGAGCCGACTTCAAAATCCCAAAAACGAGTCCTGCGAGGCGGTTAACAAATCCAAGCATTACTGTGTCAACCAGTTTATTTACTACATTCCCGACTATGTGAACTAAAATTACAATTACCACAAATGTTACTACAAACGATATAATGTTCAGATGTTCGGTTTGCAGGTTAAAATTATCAATCAAAAACTCTGATGTTATATCGGAGAATTCAATGGCTCCCCAAATTCCCAGAATTAATGCAGCAAGCGAAGCCAACTCTGCAATTAAACCTTTTCGGAAACCACCAATTGCAGAAAATAGAAGCAATAATCCTAATATAATATCGATATAGTTCATTTTGGTTATTAATTAATGGTTGTAAAAATATGAATTCGGTGCAATTAAAAAAAAATAAAACTCCGGAGAATACTCCAAACGACCCAAACACTTCACTGAGAATCAGAGCATAAATCCCAAAACACTTCAGAATATGAACGATTTACTATCCAAAATATTTTTTCCCTGACAGTGAATAATAATATATATTTACACTTGAATTTGAAAATTGAAAACAGACAAATGCCTTTACTCAATTCTGTAATCTCCTGGTTTAATATCAAAAGGATATACCAGATCCAATTATACCGGGAACATCCCATCGAGATTCAAAATGAATCTCTTTTTAGTCTGCTAAACAGCGCCAAACGCACCGAGTGGGGCAAAAATCATTCATTTTCCGAGATTTCTTCTATTAAGGAATTTCAACAGGCAGTTCCCCTCCAGACATATAACGACGTAAAACCATATATTAACAGGTTACGCGAAGGTGAGAAGGATTTACTTTGGCCCGGAGAGGTGAAATGGTTTGCCAAATCATCGGGGACAACCAGCGACAAAAGCAAATTTATTCCCGTAACAAAAGATGCACTGGAGGACTGTCACTTGTTAGGTCCGCGCGATGTTTTTGCACTCTATATCAGAAACTACCCGGAAACAAAAGTTTTATTTGGAAAAACACTTATTTTGGGTGGAAGCCATCGTATAAATAATTTAAGCAACAACTCTTATTACGGCGATCTTTCAGCTATTTTAATCGAAAATGTTCCTTTTTGGACTGACTTTATCCGGATTCCTCCGGCAGAAATCGCATTAATTGAAGAGTTTGAAGAAAAAATTGAAAAAATAATTGAAACTACTCTCGACCAGAATGTAACATCGTTCGCCGGAGTTCCGTCGTGGTATCTGGTGTTAATGAAACGTGTTTTGGAAAAAACAGGTAAAAACAATATCCTCGAAGTTTGGCCCAACCTGGAAGTATTTTCCCATGGAGGAGTTAATTTTGAACCCTACCGGGAACAATATAAAAAGCTGATTCCTTCTGAAAACATGCATTATATGGAAACCTACAATGCATCGGAAGGTTTTTTTGGAATCCAGGATAATCCGCATCGCGACGACATGCTGCTCATGCTCGATTATGGTGTATTTTATGAATTT
This genomic interval carries:
- a CDS encoding CvpA family protein yields the protein MNYIDIILGLLLLFSAIGGFRKGLIAELASLAALILGIWGAIEFSDITSEFLIDNFNLQTEHLNIISFVVTFVVIVILVHIVGNVVNKLVDTVMLGFVNRLAGLVFGILKSALILSIILVVFDKVDDDIEILSREAKAESRLYEPIRSFAPSIFPFLNIWDDRENSEKYDNEKVARL
- a CDS encoding GH3 auxin-responsive promoter family protein, with the protein product MPLLNSVISWFNIKRIYQIQLYREHPIEIQNESLFSLLNSAKRTEWGKNHSFSEISSIKEFQQAVPLQTYNDVKPYINRLREGEKDLLWPGEVKWFAKSSGTTSDKSKFIPVTKDALEDCHLLGPRDVFALYIRNYPETKVLFGKTLILGGSHRINNLSNNSYYGDLSAILIENVPFWTDFIRIPPAEIALIEEFEEKIEKIIETTLDQNVTSFAGVPSWYLVLMKRVLEKTGKNNILEVWPNLEVFSHGGVNFEPYREQYKKLIPSENMHYMETYNASEGFFGIQDNPHRDDMLLMLDYGVFYEFIPMKDWGKENPRVLPLEEVELNENYAMVISTNAGLWRYIIGDTVKFTCKYPFKFKITGRTKHFINAFGEEVIIDNAENALKIACNHTGAIVNEYTAGPVFMDDNQKGAHQWIIEFEKEPDELEHFINVLDNSLQTLNSDYEAKRHKNMTLERLHLNVAPPGTFYRWMKNRGKVGGQNKIPRLSNDRRYLDGLLKLIQK